A window of the Sporosarcina sp. FSL K6-2383 genome harbors these coding sequences:
- a CDS encoding cobalamin-binding protein — protein MRLISICPSNTELLAYLGLVDQLVAVDDFSDWPASIATLPRLGPDLSIDMDKLELYEPDLVFASLSVPGMEKNVEELKKRNIPHIILDPQSLNDIAADLLTVGQTCGIEERALYIKKEYLAFIDDMKKRAATVETTPSLYWEWWPKPVFTPGRINWLTEISSIAGGLNEFSDVELASVQTDWEDVLKRNPDYILLAWVGVQTNKMKTEVVLKRPGWQQLAAVKEGRLAKMEEELYCRPSPRLLEGALKLGKMIHPEVYADLKLPDWITNA, from the coding sequence ATGAGACTAATTTCAATCTGTCCAAGTAACACAGAATTACTCGCCTATCTCGGTCTCGTAGATCAACTCGTTGCGGTTGATGATTTTTCGGACTGGCCAGCAAGCATAGCAACTCTCCCTCGCCTTGGACCTGATTTATCGATTGATATGGATAAGCTCGAACTGTATGAACCAGATCTTGTGTTTGCGTCACTAAGTGTACCCGGCATGGAGAAAAATGTTGAAGAACTGAAAAAACGCAATATCCCCCATATTATTTTGGATCCACAAAGTTTGAATGATATTGCTGCAGATTTGCTAACCGTTGGACAAACATGCGGAATTGAAGAGCGAGCTCTCTACATTAAAAAGGAATACCTAGCCTTTATCGACGATATGAAAAAACGTGCGGCAACCGTTGAAACAACTCCCTCCCTTTACTGGGAATGGTGGCCGAAACCTGTATTTACGCCCGGGAGAATTAATTGGCTTACTGAGATTAGTTCGATTGCAGGTGGACTCAATGAATTCAGTGACGTTGAACTTGCCAGTGTACAGACAGATTGGGAGGATGTTTTAAAGAGAAATCCCGATTACATTCTGCTCGCGTGGGTTGGTGTTCAGACTAATAAAATGAAAACAGAAGTCGTCCTAAAACGACCGGGCTGGCAACAACTTGCTGCCGTCAAAGAGGGACGTCTAGCTAAAATGGAAGAAGAACTTTACTGCCGCCCTTCCCCACGCCTTCTTGAAGGTGCCTTGAAATTAGGGAAAATGATTCATCCAGAAGTATATGCAGATTTGAAATTGCCTGACTGGATTACCAATGCATAA
- a CDS encoding GAF domain-containing protein, whose protein sequence is MFVEIDYATDSHLKYKQLAGQLDALLTGEKNRYANLSNASALLNQFFDRINWVGFYLLDEEELVLGPFQGLPACIRIPLGRGVCGTAAKTQQSIVVEDVNAFPGHIACDAASKSEIVVPLVKNGQLLGVLDIDSPELNRFTEEDRLGLEQIAQILIQHI, encoded by the coding sequence TTGTTCGTAGAAATCGATTATGCAACTGACAGCCACTTGAAATATAAGCAACTGGCAGGCCAATTAGATGCTTTATTGACAGGTGAGAAAAATAGATATGCCAATTTGAGTAACGCTTCAGCATTACTCAATCAATTTTTCGACCGCATCAATTGGGTCGGCTTTTATCTACTAGATGAGGAAGAGCTTGTACTTGGACCTTTCCAAGGACTTCCCGCGTGCATTCGCATTCCTCTCGGCAGAGGCGTCTGCGGAACTGCCGCCAAGACACAGCAATCTATCGTGGTCGAAGACGTCAATGCATTCCCAGGACATATTGCCTGCGATGCAGCTTCGAAATCTGAAATTGTCGTACCGCTCGTCAAAAATGGCCAGCTTCTCGGCGTACTCGATATTGATAGCCCTGAACTTAATCGCTTCACTGAAGAGGATCGTCTTGGCCTCGAGCAAATCGCTCAAATTCTTATTCAACATATTTAA
- a CDS encoding transglycosylase domain-containing protein yields the protein MSERRKNRIDLIEDKIDELNKTKWAKSMRITSGVVWNLFLLFIVFGLTLSVFAASVGAGYFASLVAKEPLRSKSEMRDAIFNYEETSEIYLADNVYIGKINSDIERKDTQLQQVSPFVIDAVYATEDEYFSEHSGIVPKAIFRGLLQDVTNSDNQTGGSTLTQQLIKNQILTNEVSYERKAKEILLAMRLEHFMEKDEILEAYLNIIPYGRNANGQNIAGIETAAEGIFNKKAADLTLAQAAFIAGIPQAPFGYTPFKSGGGLKDEKFLKPGIDRMKTVLFRMKETNYITEQQYKEAMAYDITQDFREPALRANEKYPYLTQEIQNRTIEILMKIIAEKDGIDPERLDKEDKLKEKYYILATRSMKIDGYRIYSTVNKPLYDKMNEVGQSFEHYGFTYTREEKDPHSGEIELKEDPVQVGAIMIENSTGKILSFIGGRDHSKEATNHATQAYRQNGSSMKPLLVFAPAIEYGLIGAGSPVVDVKFSVKQPDGSTWAPNNYTQSLEKGIVPAREALSRSLNLATARLYRDIIDQRPAEFLKKMGISKLTPGDYVNFATSYGGMDIGMSVEENTNAFATFANGGQFIDAYIIEKIEDMHGNIVFEHTAEPVDVFSPETSYMITDMLRDVLKTGGTGAQVPKHMNFNTDLAAKTGTTQGYGDAWLVGYNPNVSLGVWLGYKERKRSLYFGLERQTLHPSTRTSTLFARIMNAANEVTPELVGAASKFKQPDGVVSRSFCGISGLAPSAECSTAGLVKSDLFNAKAMLPTNADDSIISSSYVLVKGEKYLAHPTTPIEFVSSGGVGVNESFIERMLGPWKGDASKLFPANSVFASNIVSNSIFEADDVAPAPVQLTLSDNTITWNDSASDDVVGYYIYEDGVKIGVVVDGSPKTFVIGSGSYTVKAVDITGKLSVISNVAKIEVILPEEEIPVITPPVVPPPENGGDPEGDTPPPDENDTEDPEQQ from the coding sequence TTGAGTGAACGTAGAAAAAATCGAATTGACCTTATAGAAGATAAAATTGATGAGTTGAATAAAACCAAGTGGGCAAAAAGCATGCGCATCACCTCTGGTGTTGTCTGGAACCTGTTCTTATTGTTCATCGTTTTCGGACTCACATTATCAGTTTTCGCTGCCTCAGTAGGTGCTGGCTATTTTGCATCCTTAGTCGCAAAAGAACCACTTCGTTCGAAAAGTGAGATGCGAGATGCTATTTTCAATTACGAGGAGACATCTGAAATATATCTTGCCGATAATGTCTACATTGGTAAAATAAATTCTGATATCGAGCGAAAAGATACTCAACTTCAACAGGTTTCTCCGTTTGTTATCGATGCAGTCTATGCTACGGAGGACGAGTATTTTTCAGAGCATAGCGGAATTGTGCCAAAGGCCATCTTCCGTGGACTTCTTCAGGACGTGACCAATTCCGACAATCAAACCGGTGGGTCAACGCTGACACAGCAATTGATTAAAAACCAAATTTTGACGAACGAAGTTTCCTACGAGCGTAAGGCGAAAGAGATTTTACTTGCCATGAGACTGGAACACTTCATGGAAAAAGATGAAATTTTAGAAGCCTACTTAAATATCATTCCGTATGGTCGAAACGCTAATGGACAAAATATTGCCGGGATTGAAACGGCAGCTGAGGGGATTTTTAACAAAAAAGCAGCCGACCTAACACTCGCACAAGCTGCATTCATCGCCGGAATTCCACAAGCTCCATTTGGCTACACACCATTTAAAAGTGGCGGTGGACTCAAGGACGAAAAATTTCTAAAGCCTGGGATTGATCGGATGAAAACCGTTCTTTTTAGAATGAAAGAAACAAATTATATTACCGAGCAGCAATACAAGGAAGCCATGGCCTATGATATTACACAAGACTTTCGCGAACCTGCCTTACGTGCCAATGAAAAATATCCTTATTTAACACAAGAAATCCAAAATCGAACGATTGAGATTTTAATGAAAATCATTGCCGAGAAAGACGGGATAGATCCAGAACGCTTGGATAAAGAAGATAAGCTGAAAGAAAAGTATTACATTTTGGCAACACGCTCTATGAAAATTGACGGCTATCGAATTTATTCAACAGTCAATAAGCCTTTATATGACAAGATGAATGAAGTCGGTCAGTCCTTTGAACATTACGGATTTACTTATACGCGAGAAGAGAAAGATCCACACTCTGGCGAAATCGAGTTGAAAGAAGACCCAGTACAAGTCGGTGCAATCATGATTGAAAATAGTACGGGGAAAATTCTATCCTTTATCGGTGGACGTGATCATAGTAAAGAGGCAACAAACCATGCGACGCAAGCATACAGACAAAATGGTTCTTCTATGAAGCCACTGCTTGTCTTTGCACCGGCCATTGAATATGGCCTCATTGGAGCTGGCAGCCCTGTTGTAGATGTGAAATTCAGCGTCAAACAGCCAGATGGCTCCACTTGGGCACCGAATAACTATACACAATCACTGGAGAAAGGGATTGTCCCGGCAAGGGAAGCCCTCTCAAGATCTTTAAACTTAGCAACAGCAAGGCTATACCGCGATATTATCGACCAAAGACCAGCTGAATTTTTGAAAAAGATGGGTATTTCAAAACTAACTCCCGGGGACTACGTTAACTTTGCCACCTCTTATGGAGGAATGGATATCGGTATGAGCGTTGAGGAAAATACAAATGCCTTTGCAACATTTGCCAATGGCGGACAATTTATTGACGCTTATATCATCGAGAAAATTGAAGATATGCATGGCAATATCGTCTTTGAACATACCGCTGAACCTGTCGATGTATTCAGCCCAGAAACGAGTTATATGATCACAGATATGCTAAGAGATGTTTTAAAAACGGGTGGCACGGGTGCTCAAGTGCCAAAACATATGAATTTTAATACGGATCTAGCAGCTAAAACGGGAACAACGCAAGGCTACGGCGATGCGTGGCTTGTCGGCTACAATCCAAATGTTTCTCTTGGAGTTTGGCTTGGCTATAAAGAACGAAAACGCAGTCTCTATTTCGGGCTTGAACGGCAAACCTTGCACCCTTCCACACGAACAAGCACACTGTTTGCACGTATTATGAATGCTGCGAATGAAGTAACGCCTGAGTTAGTCGGTGCTGCTTCTAAATTTAAGCAACCAGATGGTGTTGTTTCTAGGTCGTTCTGTGGAATTTCTGGACTTGCACCATCAGCTGAATGTTCAACTGCTGGACTTGTAAAATCCGATTTATTCAACGCCAAGGCGATGTTGCCAACAAATGCAGATGATAGCATTATCTCCTCTTCATATGTTTTAGTAAAAGGGGAGAAATATCTTGCACACCCTACAACACCGATTGAATTTGTTTCATCAGGTGGCGTAGGTGTCAATGAGTCCTTCATCGAGCGAATGCTTGGACCTTGGAAAGGTGATGCTTCTAAACTTTTTCCGGCTAATTCAGTCTTCGCTTCGAATATAGTATCTAACTCAATTTTTGAAGCTGATGACGTAGCTCCCGCACCCGTGCAGCTCACGCTAAGTGACAATACTATTACATGGAATGATTCAGCTTCAGACGACGTGGTCGGCTACTACATCTATGAGGATGGTGTGAAAATCGGCGTTGTAGTCGATGGCTCACCCAAAACTTTCGTCATTGGAAGTGGATCATATACGGTAAAGGCTGTTGATATCACTGGAAAACTTTCAGTAATATCAAATGTCGCCAAGATTGAAGTGATATTACCCGAAGAGGAAATTCCTGTTATCACTCCACCAGTTGTTCCCCCTCCGGAAAACGGTGGTGATCCAGAAGGTGATACGCCCCCACCTGACGAAAATGATACGGAAGATCCTGAACAACAATAA
- the acsA gene encoding acetate--CoA ligase, which yields MVMKTLPVVQGDYQLRDYDRKIAEFSWTDVEKEFSWFESGKMNIAHEAVDRHAESYRRNKIALYYKDDDRKESYTYRDMKKMSNKAANVLRNQSPLEKGDRIFIFMPRSPELYFALLGALKLGAIVGPLFEAFMEGAVYDRLSDSEATAIITTPALVDRIPVDKLPHLKTVFLVGENIKEEGIFVDYNKYMKDASPNFQVEWMEREDPTLLHYTSGSTGKPKGVLHVQEAMVQQLQTTRWVLDLKDADTFWCTADPGWVTGTAYGIFGPMLAGATILVVGGRFSSDTWYEAIEDYGVTVWYSAPTAFRMLMGVGEGPLSKYNLSSLRHILSVGEPLNPEVIRWGTEAFKLRIHDTWWMTETGAQTICNFGCLPIKPGSMGKPVPGIEAAIVDNQGNVLPPNHMGNLAIKKGWPAMMRQIWNNPEKYDSYFLNDEWYVSGDSAYVDEDGYFFFQGRVDDVIMTSGERVGPFEVESKLLEHPAIVEAGVIGKPDPVRGEIIKAFVALHDGYEPTDELKEDIRQFVKKGLAAHAAPREIEFKDKLPKTRSGKIMRRVLKAWELNLPTGDLSTMED from the coding sequence ATGGTAATGAAAACTTTGCCAGTTGTTCAAGGGGATTATCAACTGAGAGATTATGATCGTAAAATTGCGGAATTCAGTTGGACAGATGTGGAGAAAGAATTTAGTTGGTTCGAAAGTGGTAAGATGAATATTGCTCATGAAGCAGTTGATCGCCACGCGGAATCCTATCGCAGAAATAAGATTGCACTCTATTATAAAGATGATGATAGAAAAGAATCTTATACTTATAGAGATATGAAGAAGATGTCAAATAAGGCTGCAAACGTTTTGCGTAATCAGTCACCGCTGGAAAAAGGGGATCGTATTTTCATTTTCATGCCACGCTCTCCGGAACTATATTTTGCGCTTCTAGGTGCTTTGAAGTTAGGTGCTATCGTAGGACCGCTTTTCGAAGCGTTTATGGAAGGTGCTGTTTACGACCGATTATCTGACAGTGAAGCAACTGCAATTATTACGACACCGGCGCTTGTGGATCGGATTCCTGTAGACAAATTACCTCATCTAAAAACAGTTTTCCTCGTTGGGGAAAATATTAAAGAAGAAGGCATTTTCGTAGATTATAACAAATATATGAAGGATGCTTCACCAAACTTCCAGGTCGAATGGATGGAGCGAGAAGATCCGACATTGCTTCATTACACATCAGGTTCGACAGGCAAGCCGAAGGGTGTTTTACACGTTCAGGAGGCGATGGTGCAACAGCTACAAACAACTCGCTGGGTGCTTGATTTAAAAGATGCGGATACATTTTGGTGTACGGCAGACCCGGGCTGGGTGACAGGTACGGCTTACGGCATTTTCGGTCCTATGCTTGCTGGAGCAACAATTCTTGTTGTTGGGGGTCGGTTTTCATCAGATACATGGTATGAGGCAATTGAGGACTATGGTGTGACGGTATGGTATAGTGCTCCAACGGCATTCCGAATGCTGATGGGAGTAGGGGAAGGTCCATTAAGTAAATACAACCTTTCTTCGTTACGCCATATTCTATCTGTTGGAGAACCATTGAATCCAGAAGTTATTCGTTGGGGAACTGAAGCATTTAAACTGCGTATCCATGATACATGGTGGATGACTGAAACAGGTGCGCAAACGATTTGTAATTTTGGCTGTCTGCCGATTAAACCAGGCTCCATGGGGAAACCAGTTCCAGGAATTGAAGCAGCTATTGTGGATAACCAAGGGAATGTTCTACCGCCAAACCATATGGGGAACTTAGCGATTAAAAAAGGTTGGCCAGCTATGATGCGCCAAATTTGGAATAATCCAGAGAAGTACGATTCCTATTTCTTAAATGATGAATGGTATGTATCAGGTGATTCTGCTTACGTTGATGAAGACGGTTACTTCTTCTTCCAAGGTCGTGTAGATGACGTCATTATGACGAGTGGGGAGAGAGTTGGGCCGTTTGAGGTGGAAAGTAAACTGCTAGAGCATCCTGCAATCGTTGAAGCTGGGGTTATTGGAAAACCAGATCCGGTACGAGGTGAAATTATCAAAGCGTTTGTTGCACTTCATGATGGCTATGAACCAACAGATGAGTTGAAAGAAGATATTCGTCAGTTCGTTAAAAAAGGACTTGCAGCACATGCGGCACCGCGTGAAATTGAATTTAAAGATAAATTACCAAAAACGAGAAGTGGTAAAATTATGCGCCGTGTACTAAAAGCTTGGGAATTAAATTTACCAACCGGCGATTTATCGACGATGGAAGACTAA
- the megL gene encoding methionine gamma-lyase, with amino-acid sequence MKNQGLHKDTIVVHEGYVDKDHHGSLAVPLYQTSTFSFETASQGADRFSGAEEGNIYSRLGNPTVRVLEERMTALENGGGTLAFGSGMAAVSAILVHLTKSGDHILCPRGIYGCTFGLLGIMERKYNIQHDLIRMATEEEIEQAVKPETVCIYIETPINPTMELVDIQAVVNVAKRHGLRVVVDNTFSSPYLQTPLDFGVDFVLHSATKYINGHGDVIGGLLTGKDKEEMESIRMTVQKDFGGIMSPFDAWLLIRGLKTLPVRMERHSSNAEKLIAYLKGQPQVKEVFYPFDPDNPQYAIAQRQMRAGGGIISFTVKGGKEEAQLFMDRLALIKIAVSLGDAETLIQHPATMTHSSIPEQERLRMGITDSLLRLSVGLEHAEDLIHDMDAAFSAMT; translated from the coding sequence ATGAAAAATCAAGGGCTACACAAGGATACAATCGTCGTACATGAAGGCTATGTAGATAAGGATCATCATGGTAGTCTAGCTGTTCCGCTTTATCAAACATCAACATTTTCATTTGAAACAGCTAGTCAAGGAGCAGATAGATTTTCAGGTGCTGAGGAAGGAAATATTTATTCTAGACTTGGCAATCCAACAGTACGTGTGCTAGAGGAACGTATGACGGCTCTCGAAAATGGTGGGGGAACGCTTGCTTTCGGTTCAGGGATGGCAGCCGTTAGTGCGATTTTGGTGCATTTGACTAAATCGGGTGATCATATATTATGCCCGCGAGGAATTTATGGCTGTACATTTGGGCTATTGGGGATTATGGAGCGCAAATATAACATTCAGCATGACCTAATCCGAATGGCAACGGAAGAAGAAATCGAACAGGCGGTTAAGCCAGAAACGGTTTGTATTTATATAGAAACACCTATCAATCCAACGATGGAGCTCGTAGACATTCAGGCAGTCGTCAATGTTGCAAAGCGTCATGGTTTGCGAGTAGTTGTTGATAATACGTTTTCATCACCCTATTTGCAAACGCCACTGGATTTTGGTGTGGATTTTGTCCTTCATAGTGCGACAAAATACATCAATGGTCATGGTGATGTCATTGGAGGGCTATTGACAGGTAAAGATAAGGAAGAGATGGAATCTATTCGGATGACCGTACAAAAGGATTTTGGAGGCATTATGTCACCATTTGATGCTTGGCTCTTAATTCGCGGATTAAAAACTTTACCGGTTCGGATGGAACGTCATTCATCGAATGCAGAGAAGCTCATTGCTTATTTAAAAGGCCAGCCGCAAGTGAAGGAAGTTTTCTATCCGTTCGACCCGGATAACCCGCAATATGCAATTGCTCAACGACAAATGCGAGCAGGTGGCGGAATCATTTCATTTACAGTAAAGGGCGGAAAAGAGGAGGCGCAGTTATTTATGGATCGCCTTGCACTTATTAAGATTGCGGTAAGTCTTGGAGATGCGGAGACACTCATTCAACATCCGGCAACGATGACTCATTCTAGTATTCCTGAGCAGGAGCGTCTTCGCATGGGGATTACGGATTCCTTGCTACGCCTTTCTGTAGGGCTCGAGCATGCTGAAGATTTAATTCACGATATGGATGCGGCATTTTCAGCAATGACATAA
- a CDS encoding sensor domain-containing diguanylate cyclase, whose amino-acid sequence MIDYRLILFQIKNELIDLITGDTNVESYGQWFDILRPRLRHYFDIEEVDFFISNHTKLMPIGRHRSATEINNAVPIYKLDRTTSSAKKAYIKEFTNRGYEYADDFLPFRDEQSGMLGLLLVKSSEKWREFSESSYIDELEYAISRLILAVKRLIILRKREKDARRLYGVMELFNATMDSEVILDGIVEATSKAFPDFPVELFLSHEQKEFRHSYKLLDYMNEREPTMTAFVSGEVTIEEMLELEGRFINVPIVGRQGIYGVLRMEVPIDFVFSASDDNFIRVVATTAGNALENASLYDQSHRVIEDLQLINETSRKLNSNMPFNEMISFLKEQLKQTFYPMETAFIFYDETGDYKVSPLSSDFFRLKTGGEYIKLASTNLKNGKEALFEANYSSTVSEKVLYESIIAIPIMNQEKVAGFVILVHKEPYFFSFESFKLMGSLIGHSSLALANSILQGQLQELVDKDNLTKLYTRSYLDKVVEESIENDETGVFLLLDVDNFKFVNDTYGHAKGDGVLQQISSAILSEVTDLGTAARWGGEEIAIYLPLVDLTKGTELASRMVELIPTVTEPQVTVSIGVNSWKKEQPMTFQELFHYTDTALYMAKNNGKNQFVIYGTAITQL is encoded by the coding sequence ATGATAGATTACCGATTAATATTATTTCAAATTAAGAATGAGTTAATAGATTTGATAACTGGAGATACAAATGTCGAGTCATATGGACAATGGTTTGACATTCTGAGGCCGAGACTACGACATTATTTTGATATTGAGGAAGTTGATTTCTTCATTAGTAATCATACAAAGCTTATGCCCATCGGGAGGCACCGGTCTGCTACTGAAATAAATAATGCTGTTCCCATATATAAGTTGGATCGTACAACATCATCTGCAAAAAAAGCTTACATTAAAGAATTTACAAATAGAGGATATGAATATGCGGATGATTTTTTACCTTTTCGTGACGAGCAATCAGGAATGCTTGGACTTTTGCTCGTCAAGTCGTCAGAAAAATGGCGCGAATTTTCCGAATCATCATATATAGATGAACTCGAATATGCCATCAGTCGGCTAATCCTAGCGGTGAAAAGACTCATCATATTACGAAAAAGAGAAAAGGATGCAAGACGGCTGTACGGTGTAATGGAGTTATTCAATGCAACGATGGACAGTGAAGTCATCCTTGATGGGATTGTAGAGGCGACATCAAAGGCGTTTCCAGACTTTCCTGTCGAATTATTTTTATCCCATGAACAGAAGGAATTTAGACACTCCTATAAACTGTTGGACTATATGAATGAAAGGGAGCCAACGATGACTGCCTTTGTGTCAGGCGAAGTGACGATAGAGGAGATGCTTGAACTTGAAGGACGTTTCATCAATGTGCCTATTGTGGGAAGGCAGGGTATTTATGGAGTGTTGCGCATGGAAGTCCCAATCGACTTTGTTTTTTCAGCATCGGATGACAACTTCATCCGAGTTGTTGCAACGACAGCAGGTAATGCTTTAGAAAATGCTAGTTTGTACGATCAATCGCATCGCGTTATTGAAGACTTACAGTTAATCAATGAGACGTCGAGAAAGTTGAATAGCAATATGCCCTTCAATGAAATGATTTCATTTTTGAAAGAGCAGCTCAAACAAACATTTTACCCGATGGAAACGGCATTCATTTTTTACGATGAAACAGGCGATTACAAAGTTTCTCCATTGAGCTCGGATTTCTTCAGATTAAAAACGGGTGGTGAGTATATTAAGCTTGCTTCTACAAACTTGAAGAATGGTAAAGAGGCTTTGTTTGAGGCAAATTATAGTAGCACTGTTAGTGAGAAGGTACTCTATGAGTCTATTATTGCAATACCGATTATGAATCAAGAGAAAGTAGCCGGCTTTGTCATCTTAGTACATAAAGAACCGTACTTTTTCTCGTTCGAAAGCTTTAAGCTGATGGGTTCACTTATTGGACATTCCTCACTTGCTCTTGCGAACTCAATTTTGCAGGGACAGCTACAAGAACTGGTGGATAAAGATAACTTAACTAAACTGTATACACGTAGTTATTTAGACAAGGTTGTTGAGGAATCGATTGAAAATGATGAGACGGGCGTGTTTTTATTATTGGATGTCGATAATTTTAAATTCGTTAATGACACTTATGGCCACGCGAAGGGAGATGGTGTATTACAGCAAATCTCATCCGCAATTTTATCGGAAGTGACTGACTTGGGCACAGCGGCGAGATGGGGTGGGGAGGAAATCGCGATTTACTTACCATTAGTTGATCTGACTAAAGGTACAGAACTTGCGAGTCGGATGGTCGAATTGATTCCAACAGTTACAGAGCCACAAGTAACCGTTTCGATAGGAGTAAATAGCTGGAAAAAGGAACAACCGATGACATTCCAAGAGCTTTTCCATTACACTGATACAGCGTTATATATGGCGAAAAACAACGGAAAAAACCAATTCGTAATTTATGGAACAGCTATCACTCAATTGTAA
- the tyrS gene encoding tyrosine--tRNA ligase produces MTNALMEDLKWRGLLYQQTDEQGLEKVLNEEKISLYCGVDPTADSMHIGHIVPLLTLRRFQMHGHRPILLVGGATGMIGDPSGRSDERQLQTTEQIAKNVEGIKGQLERIFDFKTDNGAQMVNNHDWIGSLSIIEFLRDYGKLLGVNYMLAKDNVASRLEGGISFTEFSYMLIQGIDFNHLYNNYNCRVQIGGSDQWGNITTGLEVIRKTHEEEAKAFGITIPLVTKADGTKFGKSAGGAVWLDASKTSAYEFYQFWINTADADVIKYMKIFTFMEREQIEALEVSVQEEPHLRKAQLTLAEEMTKLIHGQDALDQAIRISKALFSGDLKALTASEMKDAFKDVPSFEMAKEDKNIVDFIVESGVSPSKRQAREDVTNGAISLNGERVTDTAYEVDATDRLEDAFIIVRRGKKNYKMVKFI; encoded by the coding sequence ATGACAAACGCATTGATGGAAGATTTAAAGTGGAGAGGCTTGTTGTATCAACAAACGGATGAGCAAGGTCTTGAAAAGGTATTGAATGAGGAAAAAATCTCACTCTATTGCGGTGTTGACCCTACAGCAGATAGTATGCATATTGGACATATTGTTCCATTGCTAACACTGCGTCGTTTTCAAATGCACGGGCATCGTCCAATTTTACTTGTTGGTGGGGCGACGGGTATGATTGGGGATCCATCGGGGCGTTCTGACGAAAGGCAGCTTCAGACAACGGAGCAAATTGCGAAAAACGTTGAGGGCATTAAAGGGCAGTTGGAACGGATTTTTGATTTTAAGACGGATAATGGGGCCCAAATGGTCAATAATCATGACTGGATTGGGTCACTAAGCATCATCGAATTTCTACGCGACTATGGAAAACTATTAGGCGTAAATTACATGCTAGCAAAAGATAATGTCGCTTCACGACTTGAAGGTGGAATTTCCTTTACTGAATTCTCATATATGTTAATTCAAGGAATCGACTTTAACCATCTTTACAATAACTATAATTGTCGTGTGCAAATCGGTGGCTCAGACCAGTGGGGAAATATTACAACAGGTCTTGAAGTGATTCGTAAAACACATGAAGAAGAAGCGAAGGCGTTCGGCATTACGATTCCGCTTGTGACAAAAGCAGATGGCACAAAGTTCGGGAAAAGTGCAGGCGGTGCGGTGTGGCTAGATGCATCGAAAACGTCAGCATATGAGTTTTACCAGTTCTGGATTAATACAGCTGATGCAGATGTTATCAAATACATGAAAATTTTCACGTTCATGGAGCGCGAGCAAATTGAAGCATTAGAAGTATCTGTGCAAGAAGAACCGCATTTACGCAAAGCGCAGCTGACGCTTGCTGAAGAAATGACAAAATTGATTCACGGGCAGGATGCACTGGATCAGGCAATTCGTATTTCAAAAGCGTTATTTAGTGGAGATTTAAAGGCGTTGACGGCTAGTGAAATGAAGGATGCATTTAAAGATGTTCCTTCATTTGAAATGGCAAAAGAAGACAAGAACATTGTTGATTTCATTGTTGAATCGGGTGTGTCACCATCGAAGCGTCAAGCACGTGAAGATGTGACGAATGGTGCGATTTCTTTGAATGGCGAACGTGTGACGGATACAGCTTATGAAGTAGATGCTACGGATCGTTTGGAAGATGCGTTTATCATTGTCCGCCGCGGGAAGAAAAATTATAAAATGGTGAAGTTTATTTGA
- the rpsD gene encoding 30S ribosomal protein S4, whose translation MARYTGPAWKLSRRLGISLSGTGKEIEKRPYAPGQHGPNQRKKLSEYGLQLQEKQKLRFMYGVNERQFKTMFIKAGKMPGKHGENFMILLETRLDNVAYRLGLARTRRAARQLVNHGHLLVDGKRVDIPSYSVKPGQEISLREKSQNLDVVNESIEVNSYVPEFVTFNKDTKVGQFVRMPERSELAAEINEALIVEYYNR comes from the coding sequence ATGGCTCGTTATACAGGTCCAGCTTGGAAATTATCCCGTCGTCTTGGAATCTCACTTTCAGGAACAGGAAAAGAAATTGAAAAACGCCCTTACGCACCAGGACAACACGGTCCTAACCAACGTAAAAAACTTTCCGAATACGGATTGCAATTACAAGAGAAACAAAAACTTCGTTTCATGTACGGCGTAAACGAACGCCAATTCAAAACGATGTTCATCAAAGCAGGTAAAATGCCTGGTAAACACGGTGAGAACTTCATGATTCTTCTTGAAACTCGCCTTGACAACGTTGCATACCGTCTAGGTCTTGCTCGCACACGTCGTGCAGCTCGCCAACTTGTTAACCACGGTCACCTATTAGTCGATGGCAAACGCGTTGATATCCCTTCTTACAGTGTAAAACCTGGTCAAGAAATTTCTCTTCGTGAGAAATCTCAAAACCTAGATGTTGTAAACGAATCAATTGAAGTGAACAGCTATGTTCCTGAGTTCGTTACATTCAACAAAGACACTAAAGTTGGTCAATTCGTTCGTATGCCTGAGCGCAGCGAGCTAGCGGCTGAAATCAACGAAGCACTTATCGTTGAGTATTACAACCGTTAA